The genomic interval GCGATCAACTGTGGTGCGATCCCGGAGACCTTGCTCGAAAGCGAGTTGTTTGGGCATGAGAAAGGGTCCTTTACCGGGGCGCATGCGCAGCGGAAGGGACGGATCGAGAGCGCCGGCGGCGGGACGCTGTTTCTCGATGAAATTGGGGAGATTCCTCTTCAGCTCCAGGTCAAGCTGCTGCGCTTCCTGCAGGAGCAAAGCATCGAGCGCGTCGGTGGCCGCCAAACGATCCAGGTGGACACCCGGGTCATTGCCGCGACGAACGTGGACCTTAAAAAAGCCGTTGCCGAGGAAAAGTTCCGCGAGGACCTTTATTACCGCCTTGCCGTGGTCGTGGTGAGCCTGCCCCCCCTGCGCGAGCGCGAGGGCGATCTGCTTTTGCTGGCCCAGGAATTCCTCCGCCGCAACGCCGCGGCGAGCGGGAAAGAGGGCCTGGGTTTCGGCCAGGCTGCGGTGCGCGCGATCAATGCCCACGCCTGGCCGGGCAACGTGCGCGAGCTTGAGAACCGGGTGAAGCGCGCGGTGATCATGGCTGAGAGCAAGCGCATTGCCCCTGAAGACCTGGAACTTGAAAACCCCGTTTCCCCGGCCGCGAGCCTCAACCTGAAAGAGGCGCGCGAAGCGGTGGAACGGGATATTGTCAACCGTGCGCTCCGTAAACACAACGGCAAGATCACCCCCGCCGCCGCCGAGCTGGGTATCAGCCGGCCCACGTTTTACGAGCTGATGGAGAAATTAGGCATCGGACGGGCTGAGCATGAGGGGAAAACGACCGAAGCAGATGAAAAGCGTGGGGCCTGAAGGAGTGATGAGCGGTTTATCCGGCGTTGAATTGAGGTGAAAAACAGTTTCTGCGGGTTAAGACCTCCCTGACTCTCAGGACTGGCTTTCTTCTATCGAAATCAACCTGGACCTCCAGGCCAAGTCGCCTCCGCGCCGATGTCGAGGCGACTCTGATT from Verrucomicrobiia bacterium carries:
- the prsR gene encoding PEP-CTERM-box response regulator transcription factor, whose amino-acid sequence is MKPKLLIVDDDEEIRAQMKWALVQDYDVALADDRPKALECFKDQRPQVVLLDLGLPPQPGTPEEGLAALAEMLVLDKTAKIIIVSGQGEKTNALEAIGAGAYDFLTKPVQLEELKVILRRTFHVAGLEREYRELQLRLQADTFEGLLGTSPQMQRVFTSIRKVATTEAPVLVLGESGTGKEMVALAIHRRSARKDGPFVAINCGAIPETLLESELFGHEKGSFTGAHAQRKGRIESAGGGTLFLDEIGEIPLQLQVKLLRFLQEQSIERVGGRQTIQVDTRVIAATNVDLKKAVAEEKFREDLYYRLAVVVVSLPPLREREGDLLLLAQEFLRRNAAASGKEGLGFGQAAVRAINAHAWPGNVRELENRVKRAVIMAESKRIAPEDLELENPVSPAASLNLKEAREAVERDIVNRALRKHNGKITPAAAELGISRPTFYELMEKLGIGRAEHEGKTTEADEKRGA